Proteins encoded within one genomic window of Panicum virgatum strain AP13 chromosome 1N, P.virgatum_v5, whole genome shotgun sequence:
- the LOC120656188 gene encoding NAP1-related protein 2-like has protein sequence MTAPADKGKKAKTEAGGGEENEQIDGALVLSIEKLQEIQDELEKVNEEASDKVMEVEQKYSEIRRPVYLKRGDIIKTIPDFWLTAFMSHPLLSELLTEDDQKIFKYLDSVDVDDSDVKAGYSIHLNFSENPYFEDTKLTKTYSFADDGTTTIKASQIKWKEGMGPANGNGINKKGAKRPLVEESFFTWFGDTELKSLADGVQDEVAEIIKEDLWPNPLKYFNNEVDDEFEGEDEDDEDLDGEDGEDDDEEN, from the exons ATGACGGCGCCGGCGGACAAGGGGAAGAAGGCTAAgaccgaggccggcggcggcgaggagaacGAGCAGATCGACGGCGCCCTCGTCCTCTCCATCGAGAAGCTCCAGGAGATCCAGGACGAGCTCGAGAAG GTAAATGAGGAAGCAAGTGACAAGGTTATGGAGGTGGAGCAGAAGTACAGTGAGATTCGCAGACCAGTCTACCTCAAAAGAGGTGACATTATCAAGACAATACCGGACTTCTGGCTGACAGCG TTTATGAGCCATCCTCTACTCAGCGAGCTTCTGACTGAAGATGATCAGAAG ATATTCAAGTACTTGGATTCTGTTGATGTGGATGATTCTGATGTCAAGGCAGGATACTCCATTCATCTT AACTTCTCTGAGAATCCATACTTTGAAGACACAAAGCTTACAAAGACCTATTCCTTTGCTGATGATGGAACAACCACAATAAAAGCTTCTCAGATTAAGTGGAAGGAAGGAATG GGACCTGCAAACGGAAATGGTATTAACAAGAAAGGGGCCAAGCGACCATTGGTAGAGGAAAG TTTTTTCACCTGGTTTGGCGATACAGAGCTCAAGAGTCTTGCTGATGGTGTGCAAGATGAG GTGGCTGAGATCATCAAGGAAGACCTGTGGCCTAATCCTTTGAAATACTTCAACAAT GAGGttgatgatgagtttgaaggagaggatgaagatgatgaagat TTGGATGGTGAGGATGGCGAGGATGACGACGAGGAGAACTGA
- the LOC120656189 gene encoding uncharacterized protein LOC120656189 produces the protein MGGHVAVDVGELVASRPGEAAGLVPGGKEEAEALIGMVECRICQEEDLAKNLESPCACNGSLKYAHRECVQRWCNEKGDITCEICHQSYKHGYTAPPQVHHDETTIEISGGDWTISGNRLDLHDPRILAMAAAQHRLLEDEYDEYTATNNNTTAFCRSIFLILMALLLLRHTLTITNSDDEDDASAIFSLFLLRAAGFLLPCYIMAWAISIMQRQRQRQEEAMLLPTEVAIILHRNGRTMQFAVAPPESPTSPQPEPNQ, from the exons ATGGGGGGTCATGTCGCGGTGGATGTTGGGGAGCTCGTGGCGTCCCGACCCGGCGAGGCAGCGGGGTTGGTGCCCGGCGGCAAGGAGGAAGCCGAGGCGCTGATTGGGATGGTGGAGTGCCGCATTTGCCAGGAGGAGGACCTGGCCAAGAACCTCGAGAGCCCCTGCGCTTGCAACGGTAGCCTCAAG TATGCCCACAGGGAATGTGTGCAACGTTGGTGCAATGAGAAAGGAGACATAACCTGTGAAATCTGCCATCAG TCGTACAAGCATGGCTACACTGCTCCACCCCAGGTGCATCATGACGAAACTACCATAGAGATAAG TGGTGGAGATTGGACCATCTCTGGCAACCGTTTGGATCTACATGATCCTAGAATCTTGGCAATGGCTGCTGCTCAACACCGATTGCTTGAAGATGAGTATGATGAGTATACTGCAACAAACAACAACACTACTGCGTTTTGCCGTTCTATATTTCTGATT TTGATGGCTCTGCTGCTCCTGAGGCATACACTAACCATTACTAATAGtgacgatgaagatgatgcatcTGCTATCTTCTCG CTATTTCTTCTGAGAGCTGCTGGATTTTTACTGCCTTGCTACATTATGGCGTGGGCTATTAGTATCATGCAGCGCCAAAGACAAAGACAG GAAGAAGCAATGCTATTACCAACGGAAGTGGCAATCATTCTGCACCGGAATGGAAGAACAATGCAATTTGCTGTAGCACCACCAGAATCTCCTACCTCCCCTCAGCCGGAACCAAACCAATAG
- the LOC120656190 gene encoding beta-1,3-galactosyltransferase GALT1-like isoform X1, with protein sequence MWMTNKLAITVSIAAFSLVIVRYLIAMSSSTSGISRYQILETNPLEWLNRPVEAKETIPGAAATDASTSNSSDFRTSPEVFQWLDTWNQMKQLSSITNGLPHASEAINDGRTAWGNLTASAHNASYQHREKERLCPYSIRRMDASKSGTDSSTIGVPCGLIVGSSITLIGTPGVLSGNFWIDLVGAALPGEPEKPTVLQYNVRLNGDKITKDPVIVQNTFTANNGWGVEDRCPSTNSNNATQVDDLERCNAMVGREGRDIMSSKHHTAAKKHGESSTYFPFKQGYLAIATLRVGLEGIHMTVDGKHITSFAYRAGLEPWFVTEVKISGDFKLVSAIASGLPTSEDLENSNIEMLKSSPIPAGKDVDLLIGIFSTANNFKRRMVIRRTWMQYDAVRQGAVAVRFFVGLHTNLMVNEELWNEARTYGDIQMLPFVDYYNLITWKTLAICIYGVNTIITKLHFSIPCFSCFSVLNCVLCDQTSAVSAKYVMKTDDDAFVRVDEIRSTIKQLNVSNGLLYGRIDSDSSPHRNPESKWYISQEEWPEEKYPPWAHGPGYVVSQDIAREINAWYKASHLKMFKLEDVAMGIWVNDLKRDGLPVKYETDTRINIDGCNDGYIVAHYQEPRDMLCLWEKLLRTHQAHCCNTD encoded by the exons ATGTGGATGACAAATAAGCTCGCCATTACAGTTTCGATCGCCGCCTTCTCTCTGGTGATCGTGCGGTACCTGATAGCGATGAGCAGCTCAACTTCAGGGATATCTCGGTATCAAATCCTCGAGACCAATCCCCTTGAGTGGCTCAATAGGCCAGTGGAAGCAAAAGAAACCATtccaggagcagcagcaacagatgCTTCAACTTCAAACAGCTCGGATTTCAGGACCTCTCCAGAAGTGTTTCAGTGGCTAGACACATGGAATCAGATGAAGCAGCTATCCAGCATCACCAATGGCCTTCCTCATGCAAGCGAGGCGATCAACGATGGAAGAACTGCATGGGGAAACTTGACGGCATCAGCTCACAATGCAAGCTATCAGCACAGGGAAAAAGAGAGGCTGTGCCCATACTCGATTCGCAGAATGGACGCTTCCAAGTCGGGGACTGATTCTTCCACCATTGGTGTACCTTGTGGGCTGATTGTCGGTTCATCGATAACACTTATAGGCACTCCTGGAGTGCTCTCTGGTAACTTTTGGATTGATCTTGTCGGGGCAGCACTTCCAGGGGAACCTGAAAAGCCTACTGTACTGCAGTACAATGTCCGACTAAATGGTGACAAAATTACTAAAGATCCAGTCATAGTGCAGAATACATTCACTGCGAACAATGGCTGGGGGGTCGAGGATCGCTGCCCCAGCACAAACTCTAacaatgcaacccaag TGGACGATTTGGAGAGATGTAATGCAATGGTGGGCAGAGAAGGCAGGGACATAATGAGCTCAAAACATCATACAGCTGCCAAGAAACATGGAGAATCAAGCACATATTTTCCATTTAAACAGGGATATCTTGCTATTGCAACGCTCCGTGTAGGATTGGAGGGGATCCATATGACAGTTGATGGGAAACACATCACTTCATTCGCATATAGAGCG GGTTTGGAACCTTGGTTTGTTACTGAAGTAAAAATTTCTGGTGACTTCAAACTTGTAAGTGCGATTGCAAGCGGCTTGCCCACATCAGAAGATTTGGAAAACTCTAATATTGAAATGCTGAAGTCATCACCTATTCCAGCCGGCAAAGATGTGGACCTTCTGATTGGAATATTTTCAACAGCAAACAACTTCAAGCGCAGGATGGTAATTCGAAGGACATGGATGCAATATGATGCTGTGCGCCAAGGAGCAGTAGCAGTACGGTTTTTTGTTGGCCTG CATACAAACCTCATGGTAAACGAAGAACTCTGGAATGAGGCACGCACATATGGTGATATCCAGATGTTGCCCTTCGTAGATTACTACAACCTGATAACATGGAAGACACTAGCAATATGCATCTATGGGGTAAACACTATTATCACAAAGTTACACTTCTCCATTCCCTGCTTCTCGTGTTTCAGTGTGCTTAACTGTGTTTTGTGTGACCAGACCAGTGCTGTATCAGCCAAGTATGTGATGAAAACAGATGATGATGCTTTTGTCCGTGTAGATGAGATCCGATCCACAATAAAACAGCTTAATGTCAGCAATGGGCTACTTTATGGTCGCATAGATTCTGACTCGAGTCCCCACAGAAATCCAGAAAGCAAATGGTACATAAGCCAAGAG GAGTGGCCTGAAGAGAAATACCCACCATGGGCTCATGGACCAGGATATGTGGTCTCCCAAGACATTGCAAGGGAAATCAACGCTTGGTATAAAGCAAGCCATTTAAAG ATGTTTAAACTAGAAGATGTAGCAATGGGCATATGGGTCAATGATCTGAAGAGGGATGGATTACCAGTAAAATATGAAACAGACACAAGAATTAACATTGACGGTTGCAATGATGGGTACATTGTTGCTCATTACCAAGAACCAAGAGATATGCTATGCCTGTGGGAGAAGCTCCTAAGGACGCATCAAGCACATTGCTGCAATACTGACTAA
- the LOC120656190 gene encoding beta-1,3-galactosyltransferase GALT1-like isoform X2, translating into MWMTNKLAITVSIAAFSLVIVRYLIAMSSSTSGISRYQILETNPLEWLNRPVEAKETIPGAAATDASTSNSSDFRTSPEVFQWLDTWNQMKQLSSITNGLPHASEAINDGRTAWGNLTASAHNASYQHREKERLCPYSIRRMDASKSGTDSSTIGVPCGLIVGSSITLIGTPGVLSGNFWIDLVGAALPGEPEKPTVLQYNVRLNGDKITKDPVIVQNTFTANNGWGVEDRCPSTNSNNATQVDDLERCNAMVGREGRDIMSSKHHTAAKKHGESSTYFPFKQGYLAIATLRVGLEGIHMTVDGKHITSFAYRAGLEPWFVTEVKISGDFKLVSAIASGLPTSEDLENSNIEMLKSSPIPAGKDVDLLIGIFSTANNFKRRMVIRRTWMQYDAVRQGAVAVRFFVGLHTNLMVNEELWNEARTYGDIQMLPFVDYYNLITWKTLAICIYGTSAVSAKYVMKTDDDAFVRVDEIRSTIKQLNVSNGLLYGRIDSDSSPHRNPESKWYISQEEWPEEKYPPWAHGPGYVVSQDIAREINAWYKASHLKMFKLEDVAMGIWVNDLKRDGLPVKYETDTRINIDGCNDGYIVAHYQEPRDMLCLWEKLLRTHQAHCCNTD; encoded by the exons ATGTGGATGACAAATAAGCTCGCCATTACAGTTTCGATCGCCGCCTTCTCTCTGGTGATCGTGCGGTACCTGATAGCGATGAGCAGCTCAACTTCAGGGATATCTCGGTATCAAATCCTCGAGACCAATCCCCTTGAGTGGCTCAATAGGCCAGTGGAAGCAAAAGAAACCATtccaggagcagcagcaacagatgCTTCAACTTCAAACAGCTCGGATTTCAGGACCTCTCCAGAAGTGTTTCAGTGGCTAGACACATGGAATCAGATGAAGCAGCTATCCAGCATCACCAATGGCCTTCCTCATGCAAGCGAGGCGATCAACGATGGAAGAACTGCATGGGGAAACTTGACGGCATCAGCTCACAATGCAAGCTATCAGCACAGGGAAAAAGAGAGGCTGTGCCCATACTCGATTCGCAGAATGGACGCTTCCAAGTCGGGGACTGATTCTTCCACCATTGGTGTACCTTGTGGGCTGATTGTCGGTTCATCGATAACACTTATAGGCACTCCTGGAGTGCTCTCTGGTAACTTTTGGATTGATCTTGTCGGGGCAGCACTTCCAGGGGAACCTGAAAAGCCTACTGTACTGCAGTACAATGTCCGACTAAATGGTGACAAAATTACTAAAGATCCAGTCATAGTGCAGAATACATTCACTGCGAACAATGGCTGGGGGGTCGAGGATCGCTGCCCCAGCACAAACTCTAacaatgcaacccaag TGGACGATTTGGAGAGATGTAATGCAATGGTGGGCAGAGAAGGCAGGGACATAATGAGCTCAAAACATCATACAGCTGCCAAGAAACATGGAGAATCAAGCACATATTTTCCATTTAAACAGGGATATCTTGCTATTGCAACGCTCCGTGTAGGATTGGAGGGGATCCATATGACAGTTGATGGGAAACACATCACTTCATTCGCATATAGAGCG GGTTTGGAACCTTGGTTTGTTACTGAAGTAAAAATTTCTGGTGACTTCAAACTTGTAAGTGCGATTGCAAGCGGCTTGCCCACATCAGAAGATTTGGAAAACTCTAATATTGAAATGCTGAAGTCATCACCTATTCCAGCCGGCAAAGATGTGGACCTTCTGATTGGAATATTTTCAACAGCAAACAACTTCAAGCGCAGGATGGTAATTCGAAGGACATGGATGCAATATGATGCTGTGCGCCAAGGAGCAGTAGCAGTACGGTTTTTTGTTGGCCTG CATACAAACCTCATGGTAAACGAAGAACTCTGGAATGAGGCACGCACATATGGTGATATCCAGATGTTGCCCTTCGTAGATTACTACAACCTGATAACATGGAAGACACTAGCAATATGCATCTATGGG ACCAGTGCTGTATCAGCCAAGTATGTGATGAAAACAGATGATGATGCTTTTGTCCGTGTAGATGAGATCCGATCCACAATAAAACAGCTTAATGTCAGCAATGGGCTACTTTATGGTCGCATAGATTCTGACTCGAGTCCCCACAGAAATCCAGAAAGCAAATGGTACATAAGCCAAGAG GAGTGGCCTGAAGAGAAATACCCACCATGGGCTCATGGACCAGGATATGTGGTCTCCCAAGACATTGCAAGGGAAATCAACGCTTGGTATAAAGCAAGCCATTTAAAG ATGTTTAAACTAGAAGATGTAGCAATGGGCATATGGGTCAATGATCTGAAGAGGGATGGATTACCAGTAAAATATGAAACAGACACAAGAATTAACATTGACGGTTGCAATGATGGGTACATTGTTGCTCATTACCAAGAACCAAGAGATATGCTATGCCTGTGGGAGAAGCTCCTAAGGACGCATCAAGCACATTGCTGCAATACTGACTAA
- the LOC120656192 gene encoding transcription termination factor MTEF1, chloroplastic-like yields MVTRTRLPLPSPAPPHTATGGGGVEFRRKLHFLSSELHLDPFPLLAANPALRSAPLPLLRDSLRLLTSHGLSARDAARVFSAFPSLLTSPPGEPLRFLSADAPLPPPRLRAAVVRSPRLLSASVPGTLRPALLFLRRRVALVREPLPLAAALLLAFSVERTLLPKLLFLCHATGLPDPAVCAVLRRAPAILSYGIETNLTPKLQFLAERMGRDPVVELSEFPHYFAFSLEGRIRPRHDALRERGIEMSLRDMLTSNDDEFRERLI; encoded by the coding sequence ATGGTCACCCGCACGCGCCTCCCGCTCCCGTCTCCCGCCCCTCCCCACAccgccacgggcggcggcggcgtggagttCCGCCGCAAGCTCCACTTCCTCTCATCCGAGCTCCACCTCGACCCGTtcccgctcctcgccgccaaccCCGCGCTCCgctcggcgccgctgccgctcctccGCGACTCCCTCCGCCTCCTCACCTCCCACGGCCTCTCCGCCCGCGACGCCGCGCGCGTCTTCTCCGCGTTCCCCTCCCTCCTCACCTCCCCGCCCGGCGAGCCGCTCCGCTTCCTCTCCGCCGacgcgccgctcccgccgccgcgcctccgcgccgcggtCGTCCGGTCCCCGCGCCTCCTCTCCGCGTCCGTGCCCGGCACGCTCCGCCCCgcgctcctcttcctccgccgccgcgtcgcgctcGTCCGGGAGCcgctcccgctcgccgccgcgctgctcctgGCCTTCTCCGTCGAGCGCACCCTCCTTCCCAAGCTCCTCTTCCTCTGTCACGCCACGGGTCTCCCTGACCCCGCCGTCTGCGCTGTCCTCAGGCGCGCCCCCGCCATCCTCTCCTACGGGATCGAGACCAACCTCACGCCCAAGCTCCAGTTCCTCGCGGAGCGCATGGGGAGGGACcccgtggtggagctgtccgAGTTCCCGCACTACTTCGCATTCAGCTTGGAGGGGAGGATCAGACCGAGGCACGACGCGCTGAGGGAGAGGGGCATCGAAATGTCACTCAGAGACATGCTCACAAGCAACGATGACGAGTTCAGGGAGCGGCTGATCTAG
- the LOC120656194 gene encoding 7-deoxyloganetin glucosyltransferase-like: MLQKERKKATRISIWKILSQKAQAQMSAAATRAATGEKPHAVCLPFPAQGHITPMLKLATILHARGFHVTFVNTEYNHRRLVRSRGAAAVAGLPGFRFATIPDGLPASNADATQDPAAISHATKHHCPPHFRSLLAGLGAVACVVADNLMSFSVDAATELGVPCALFWTASACGYMGYRNFRPLIDRGIIPLKDEDQLTNGFMDMPVGWAPGMSKHMRLKDFPSFLRTTDPNDVLLTFQLHEVERSESAAAVIVNSFDELERPALDAMRAIIPAVYTIGPLASVAEQVVPAGGPLDAISCGLWREDPACLAWLEGRKPRSVVYVNYGSVTVMSGEELAEFAWGLAGSGHDFLWVVRPDVVKGGTGPAAATLLPGFAEAARGRGLLASWCDQEAVLRHEAVGLFLTHSGWNSTVESLAAGVPMLCWPFFAEQQTNCRYACTEWGVAAEVGGDVRREAVAARIREAMRGDGKGSEMARRAAGWKEAAARATVESLANLGSLIDDVLLSGTSRRRTLSLSRSVEES; this comes from the exons ATGcttcaaaaagaaagaaagaaagctaCGAGGATAAGCATTTGGAAGATTCTAAGTCAAAAG GCGCAAGCACAGATGAGCGCCGCCGCTACTCGAGCGGCCACCGGCGAGAAGCCCCACGCGGTGTGCCTGCCGTTCCCGGCGCAGGGCCACATCACGCCGATGCTGAAGCTCGCCACGATCCTCCACGCCAGGGGCTTCCACGTCACCTTCGTCAACACCGAGTACAACCACCGCCGCCTCGTCCGctcccgcggcgccgccgccgtcgcgggccTCCCGGGCTTCCGCTTCGCAACCATCCCGGACGGCCTGCCGGCGTCCAACGCCGACGCCACGCAGGACCCCGCGGCCATCAGCCACGCCACCAAGCACCACTGCCCGCCTCACTTCAGGAGCCTGCTCGCCGGGCTCGGCGCCGTGGCCTGCGTCGTGGCGGACAACCTGATGAGCTTCAGCGTGGACGCCGCGACGGAGCTCGGCGTGCCGTGCGCGCTCTTCTGGACGGCCAGCGCCTGCGGCTACATGGGCTACCGCAACTTCCGCCCCCTCATCGACCGAGGAATCATCCCGCTCAAAG ACGAAGATCAGCTGACGAACGGGTTCATGGACATGCCGGTGGGCTGGGCGCCAGGCATGAGCAAGCACATGCGGCTCAAGGACTTCCCGAGCTTCCTCCGCACCACGGACCCCAACGACGTCCTGCTCACGTTCCAGCTACACGAGGTGGAGCGCTCCGAGtccgcggcggccgtcatcgtcAACAGCTTCGACGAGCTGGAGCGGCCGGCCCTCGACGCCATGCGCGCCATCATCCCGGCCGTGTACACGATCGGCCCGCTCGCGTCCGTCGCGGAGCAGGTCGTCCCCGCCGGAGGCCCTCTCGACGCGATCAGCTGCGGCCTGTGGCGGGAGGACCCCGCCTGCCTCGCGTGGCTGGAAGGAAGGAAGCCCCGGTCGGTGGTGTACGTGAACTACGGCAGCGTGACGGTGATGAGCGGCGAGGAGCTGGCGGAGTTCGCGTGGGGGCTGGCCGGCAGCGGCCACGACTTCCTGTGGGTCGTCCGCCCGGACGTCGTGAAGGGCGGcaccggcccggcggcggcgacgctgctGCCGGGGttcgcggaggcggcgcggggcagGGGCCTGCTGGCGAGCTGGTGCGACCAGGAGGCGGTGCTGCGGCACGAGGCGGTGGGGCTGTTCCTGACGCACAGCGGGTGGAACTCGACCGTGGAGAGCCTGGCCGCCGGCGTGCCGATGCTGTGCTGGCCCTTCTTCGCGGAGCAGCAGACCAACTGCCGGTACGCGTGCACCGAGTggggcgtggcggcggaggtcggcggcgACGTGAGGCGGGAGGCCGTGGCGGCGAGGATACGGGAGGCGATGCGCGGGGACGGGAAGGGGAGCGAGATGGCGCGCCGGGCGGCGGGGTGgaaggaggccgccgctcgggcgaCGGTGGAGTCGCTCGCGAACCTCGGCTCGCTGATCGACGACGTGCTGCTCTCGGGCACGAGCCGGCGGCGTACGCTTTCGCTTTCACGAAGCGTCGAGGAAAGCTAG
- the LOC120656195 gene encoding photosynthetic NDH subunit of lumenal location 2, chloroplastic-like — protein sequence MATLAMRLILCSSTSSSPSQRRRRPLPPGATGAGGSDKPPQQQQQEAPAPHSATRRLAVAASTALAASAALAARRPAAPPPAMAAEAAFVPAPTPPGAVPRWGTKSYVRERFFEKGLTAEEAAARIRQTAEGMRTLRPMLETMSWKYVLFYVRLKSKYLDLDLTTAMAGVPAGRRADYVRVANELVDNMTEFDRFVRTPKVYESYLFYEKTLKSLDDVAEFFV from the exons ATGGCCACGCTCGCCATGCGCCTCATCCtctgctcctccacctcctcgtccCCCTCGCAGCGCCGCCGACGGCCCCTGCCTCCCGGCGCCACCGGCGCGGGCGGCTCGGAcaagccgccgcagcagcagcagcaggaggcgccGGCGCCACACTCCGCCACGCGGCGGCTGGCGGTGGCCGCGTCCACGGCGCTGGCCGCctcggccgcgctcgccgcgcgccggcccgcGGCGCCCCCGCCCGCGATGGCCGCGGAGGCGGCGTTCGTGcccgcgccgacgccgcccgGGGCCGTGCCGCGGTGGGGCACCAAGTCGTACGTGCGGGAGCGCTTCTTCGAGAAGGGGCTGAccgcggaggaggccgccgcgcgcATCCGGCAGACCGCGGAGGGCATGCGCACGCTGCGGCCCATGCTGGAGACCATGTCCTGGAAGTACGTGCTCTTCTACGTCCGGCTCAAGTCCAAGTACCTCGACCTCGACCTCAccaccgccatggccggcgtccccgccggccgccgcgccgactACGTCCGCGTCGCCAACGAGCTCGTCGACAACATGACGGAG TTCGATCGCTTCGTGCGGACGCCCAAGGTCTACGAGTCCTACCTCTTCTACGAGAAGACGCTCAAGTCGCTGGATGACGTGGCAGAGTTCTTCGTCTGA